In Zingiber officinale cultivar Zhangliang chromosome 8B, Zo_v1.1, whole genome shotgun sequence, a single genomic region encodes these proteins:
- the LOC122014089 gene encoding ribosome biogenesis protein BOP1 homolog — translation MPTTTMARLVGNVRESEGRENNIEISDLVLRMGRGRVEVRRIENKINRQVTFSKRKVGLLKKAYELSVLCDVELSLIIFSSRGKLFDFSTTSSGCDVLILDTGLGSAENKARVKELLHVEESKLEEEEGNTTPAVRWVRDDKYDCIRLKHYKSICHYLSLIHSFALQVVTKIDWHRKGDYFTTVVPSGDSRAILIHQLSKKHTQNPFKKLHGLPIAAVFHPTRSIFFISTKNHVRVYDLLKQKLVKKLETGLREVSSIAIHPAGDNVIVGSKEGKMWWFDMDLSSKPYRTLKTHPKDITNVTFHRLYPLFASSSEDCTAYVFHGTVYSDLNQNPLIVPLEILRGNNSSNDRGVLDCKFHPRQPWLFTAGADSVIKLYCH, via the exons ATGCCCACGACcaccatggcacggttggtcggcaACGTGAGGGAATCTGAAGGAAGAGAGAACAACATCGAGATATCTGATCTTGT GTTGAGGATGGGGCGGGGGAGGGTTGAGGTGAGGAGAATAGAGAACAAGATCAATAGGCAGGTGACCTTCTCCAAGAGGAAGGTCGGGCTGCTAAAGAAGGCCTACGAGCTCTCTGTTCTCTGCGACGTCGAACTCTCCCTCATCATCTTCTCCAGCCGCGGCAAGCTCTTCGACTTCTCCACCACCTCCAg TGGATGCGATGTGCTTATTTTAGATACTGGATTGGGAAGTGCAGAGAATAAAGCAAGGGTCAAGGAGTTGCTTCATGTGGAGGAATCAAAACTAGAGGAGGAAGAGG GAAATACCACTCCAGCAGTGAGATGGGTTCGAGATGATAAATATGATTGCATCCGATTAAAGCATTACAAG AGTATTTGCCACTACCTTTCTCTTATTCATTCTTTTGCTTTGCAGGTTGTGACAAAAATTGATTGGCATCGAAAAGGAGACTATTTCACTACTGTCGTTCCTAGTG GTGATTCAAGAGCAATCTTGATACACCAACTCTCCAAGAAACACACACAAAATCCTTTTAAGAAGTTACATGGTCTTCCAATAGCTGCAGTTTTTCATCCAACACGGTCGATATTCTTTATATCAACCAAGAATCATGTCCGTGTGTATGATCTTTTAAAGCAAAAGCTCGTTAAGAAGCTTGAGACTGGTCTTCGTGAAGTTTCTTCCATTGCAATTCATCCAGCAG GCGACAATGTTATTGTGGGCAGCAAGGAAGGAAAAATGTGGTGGTTTGATATGGACCTTTCATCCAAACCATATAGAACCTTGAA GACCCATCCCAAAGACATAACTAATGTCACCTTCCATCGCCTGTACCCTCTCTTTGCCTCAAGTTCCGAAGACTGCACTGCTTATGTGTTCCATGGGACGGTGTATTCGGATCTTAATCAGAATCCTCTCATCGTCCCATTGGAAATCCTGCGTGGCAACAACAGTTCTAATGACAGAG GTGTTTTAGATTGTAAATTTCATCCGAGGCAGCCATGGCTATTCACAGCTGGAGCAGATTCTGTCATTAAACTGTATTGCCACTAA